From Quercus lobata isolate SW786 chromosome 1, ValleyOak3.0 Primary Assembly, whole genome shotgun sequence, one genomic window encodes:
- the LOC115985283 gene encoding protein NRT1/ PTR FAMILY 8.2-like, which translates to MGEDDDKYTKDGTVDHHGNPADKTKTGTWKACPFILGNECCERLAYYGMRTNLTLYFKNRLHQHSATASNNVSNWGGTCYITPLIGAFIADSYLGRYWTIALFSVIYVIGMTLLTLSASIPGLKPTCYGKEDCHATVTQSAVCFLALYLIALGTGGIKPCVSSYGADQFDDSDEDEKKHKSSFFSWFYFSINVGALIASSLLVWIQDNIGWGWGFGIPAVTMAIAVVSFFSGTWLYRNQKPGGSALTRMCQVVIASIRKYHVEVPADKAVALYETAEAESAIRGSRKLEHTKDFKFFDKAAMEVPTDEIKFAADPWRLCTVTQVEELKAIIRLLPILAMGIVFSTVCGQMGTLFLLQGSTMDIHIGSSTFEIPPASLSIFNTLSVLFWVPIYDRIIVPLARKFTGHKNGITQLQRMGIGLIISIFAMVSAAILELERLKAVRKHNYYTLEHIPMSIFWQVPQYFLIGCAEVFTVIGQLEFFYEQAPDATRSLCSALSLTTVALGNYLSTLLVTIVTKVSTRHGKLGWIPDNLNYGHLDNFFWLLAVLSVLNLGVFLIIANWYTYKKPLGTLR; encoded by the exons ATGGGAGAAGATGATGATAAGTACACGAAAGATGGGACCGTAGATCACCATGGAAATCCAGCTGATAAAACCAAAACTGGAACCTGGAAGGCCTGTCCCTTTATTCTTG GAAATGAATGTTGCGAAAGATTGGCATACTATGGGATGAGGACCAACCTGACTCTTTACTTTAAGAATCGACTACATCAGCACAGTGCTACTGCTTCTAACAATGTCTCAAATTGGGGTGGAACATGCTACATCACCCCATTGATCGGCGCATTCATTGCTGATTCCTATCTTGGAAGATATTGGACTATTGCCCTTTTCTCCGTCATCTATGTTATT GGGATGACACTTTTGACACTGTCAGCATCCATCCCTGGCCTAAAGCCAACGTGTTATGGAAAAGAAGATTGCCATGCAACAGTTACACAAAGTGCAGTGTGTTTTCTAGCACTTTACCTAATTGCACTTGGAACTGGTGGGATTAAACCTTGTGTCTCATCATATGGAGCTGATCAATTTGATGATTCCGATGAGGATGAGAAGAAACACAAATCTTCTTTCTTCAGTTGGTTCTATTTTTCAATCAATGTTGGTGCTCTCATTGCTTCTTCCTTGCTGGTGTGGATACAAGACAATATAGGTTGGGGATGGGGCTTTGGCATCCCAGCAGTGACCATGGCAATTGCTGTAGTGAGCTTCTTTTCAGGTACATGGTTGTATAGGAACCAGAAACCTGGGGGTAGCGCTCTGACACGCATGTGTCAGGTGGTGATAGCATCCATTAGAAAATACCACGTTGAAGTACCTGCTGACAAGGCTGTTGCTTTGTACGAGACTGCTGAGGCAGAATCTGCTATCAGAGGAAGCCGCAAGCTTGAGCACACAAAAGATTTCAA GTTCTTTGACAAGGCAGCCATGGAGGTACCAACAGATGAGATAAAGTTCGCAGCAGACCCGTGGAGACTTTGCACAGTTACCCAAGTTGAGGAGCTGAAAGCTATTATACGGTTGCTTCCTATATTGGCCATGGGTATCGTCTTTTCCACTGTCTGTGGTCAGATGGGCACCTTATTTTTGTTGCAAGGCAGCACCATGGATATTCACATTGGTTCCTCAACCTTCGAAATCCCACCAGCATCTCTTTCAATATTCAACACACTTAGTGTCCTTTTTTGGGTCCCAATCTATGATCGAATCATTGTCCCACTTGCTAGAAAATTCACTGGTCACAAAAATGGCATAACTCAACTCCAGAGGATGGGCATTGGCCTCATCATATCCATCTTTGCCATGGTATCTGCAGCAATTTTGGAACTTGAAAGACTTAAGGCTGTTAGAAAACACAACTACTATACACTTGAGCACATTCCTATGTCCATCTTTTGGCAAGTTCCTCAGTATTTCCTCATAGGGTGTGCAGAAGTTTTCACAGTCATTGGGCAGTTGGAGTTTTTTTATGAGCAAGCACCTGATGCCACAAGGAGCTTGTGCTCTGCTCTCTCACTAACCACTGTGGCACTAGGGAACTACTTGAGCACTCTACTTGTAACCATTGTTACCAAA